GCAGGGCGCGCGCGCCGGCCTCATCAACCGTGCCTGGGACAACGCCTTCCTGGACCAGCTGATCGCCGACCCGGCCACGCTGGCGCAGCGGCCGCATATCGACTACGTGCGCGAGGCCGGCTCCGAGGGCATCGAGCTGGTGATGTGGCTGATCGCGCGCGGCGCCATGGCCGATGTGGCCGGCGGGCCGCCGCCGCGCCTGCGCCAGCGCTTCTATCACGTGCCGGCGTCCAACACGGCGGTGGGCCATCTGATCCTGGAGAACACATGAATAGCGGCCAATCCAAGCCCATCAAGGTCGCCCTGGCGGGCGCCGGCGCCTTCGGACTCAAGCATCTGGACGCGCTGCGGCAGATCGATGGCGTCGAGGTGCTCGCCCTGATCGGCCGCGAGCTGGACAAGACCCGCGAGGTGGCGCGCCGCTACGGCATTGACCATGCCGGCACCGAGCTGGGCGAGGTGCTGGCGATGCCCGCGGTGGACGCGGTGATCCTGTGCACGCCCACCCAGCTGCATGCCAGCCAGACCCTGGCCTGCCTGCGGGCCGGCAAGCATGTGCAGGTGGAGATTCCGCTGTGCGACATGCTGGCCGAGGGCGAGGCGGTGGTGCGCCAGGCCCAGGCCAGCGGCCTGGTGGCGATGTGCGGCCATACGCGGCGCTTCAACCCCAGCCACCAATGGGTTCACCAGCAGGTGCGAGCCGGCAGGTTCAACATCCAGCAGATGGATGTGCAGACCTATTTCTTCCGCCGCAGCAATATCAACGCGCTGGGCCAGCCGCGCAGCTGGACCGACCACCTGCTATGGCACCACGCCGCGCACACGGTGGACCTGTTCGCCTACCAGTGCGGCAGCCCGATCGTCAAGGCCAATGCCGTCCAGGGCCCCATTCACCCGACCCTGGGCATCGCGATGGACATGTCGATCCAGCTCAAGGCGGCCAATGGCGCGATCTGCACCCTGAGCCTGTCCTTCAACAATGATGGGCCGCTGGGAACCTTCTTCCGTTACATCGGCGACAGCGGCACCTATATCGCCCGCTACGACGATCTGTTCAACGGCCGCGACGAGAAGATCGACGTCTCACAGGTGGACGTGTCGATGAACGGCATCGAGCTGCAGGACCGCGAGTTCCTCGCCGCCATCCGCGCGGGCCGCGAGCCCAACGCCAGCGTGGCGCAGGTGCTGGACTGTTACCGCGTGCTGGACCAGCTGGAGCGGCAGCTGGGCTGATCGCAATGAGGCCTGTCCGCATGCTTGCCGCCGGTCTGCTGAGCTGGCTGTGCCTGCAGCCGGCCGGCGCGGCGGAGCCCGGCTGGACCGTGCTGACGCACAGCACGGCCGATGCGGTGCAGCAGGTGGACGGGCAACTGGTGGGCCGCGCGCATGGTGGCAAGCGCGCCTTCTACGTGGAGCTGGTGCGGGCCCTGCTCGCCGAGCTGGGGCTGGTGGCGCAGATCGAAACCGTGCCCCTGGCGCGCGGCTTGAAGTGGCTGGCCGCGGACGCGCATGTGGCCCTGTTCAACCTCAGCCGCACGCCGGCGCGCGAGGCGCTGTTCCGCTGGGTCGGCCCGATTTCGCATGAGCGGGATTACCTCTACCAACGCGCCGACGACGCGCTTGAATTGCGACAGCTGGACGACGCCAGACAGGGCGGCATCTGCGTGGTCAACCAGAACGTGCACGACCAGTTGCTGAGCGACAAGAAGTTCACCGACCTGACACGCGTGCGCAGCGTTGAGCAATGCCTGCGCATGCTGATGGCCGGCCGCGTGCGCTACCTCGCGGCCGCCGAAGCCGGCATGGAGCGCCGCCTGCAGCTGCTGGCCATCGCACCGGCGGCGGTGCGCAAGACGGCCGTGATGCTGTTGGAGTCACCGGGCTATATCGCCCTGTCGGCGCAGACGCCCGAGAGCGAGGTCGAGCGCTGGAATGCGGCGCTGCGCAAGCTGCAGCGGGACGGGGTGGTGGAGAGGCTGCAGGGGCTGTATGGGAGGTGAGGGGGCTGGGCTTTGAAGCCCGATGCCGTGTGCCAACTCGGGGCGATTGATGGTGAGCGCGATATCTGAGGTAGATTGAGGCGGCAGCGGGGTGCCCGGTCGGCGTCCACCGCGCGGCCAGCGAAGCCCAGCCGAGCACACAGGGGGAGCCATGGACCAACTCTTCAAGAGTCTGCCCGAC
This portion of the Paucibacter sediminis genome encodes:
- a CDS encoding Gfo/Idh/MocA family oxidoreductase — its product is MNSGQSKPIKVALAGAGAFGLKHLDALRQIDGVEVLALIGRELDKTREVARRYGIDHAGTELGEVLAMPAVDAVILCTPTQLHASQTLACLRAGKHVQVEIPLCDMLAEGEAVVRQAQASGLVAMCGHTRRFNPSHQWVHQQVRAGRFNIQQMDVQTYFFRRSNINALGQPRSWTDHLLWHHAAHTVDLFAYQCGSPIVKANAVQGPIHPTLGIAMDMSIQLKAANGAICTLSLSFNNDGPLGTFFRYIGDSGTYIARYDDLFNGRDEKIDVSQVDVSMNGIELQDREFLAAIRAGREPNASVAQVLDCYRVLDQLERQLG
- a CDS encoding substrate-binding periplasmic protein, which encodes MLAAGLLSWLCLQPAGAAEPGWTVLTHSTADAVQQVDGQLVGRAHGGKRAFYVELVRALLAELGLVAQIETVPLARGLKWLAADAHVALFNLSRTPAREALFRWVGPISHERDYLYQRADDALELRQLDDARQGGICVVNQNVHDQLLSDKKFTDLTRVRSVEQCLRMLMAGRVRYLAAAEAGMERRLQLLAIAPAAVRKTAVMLLESPGYIALSAQTPESEVERWNAALRKLQRDGVVERLQGLYGR